A window from Mus caroli chromosome 2, CAROLI_EIJ_v1.1, whole genome shotgun sequence encodes these proteins:
- the LOC110306639 gene encoding olfactory receptor 142-like produces MANENNVTELIFTGLFQDPEVQKLCFVLFLPVYMATLLGNGLIVVAVSISKTLHSPMYFFLSSLSLVEICYSSTIVPKFITDLLAEVKTISLKGCLAQIFFSHFLGVAEILLLVVMACDRYVAICKPLHYMNIMSRQVCHMLVGGSWLGGFIHSIIQIVITIPLPFCGPNVIDHYFCDLQPLFKLACTDTFMEGVVVMANSGLISIISLFILVSSYAIILINLRKHSAEGRRKALSTCVSHITVVILFFGPATFIYLRPSSSFTEDKLVSVFYTVITPMLNPIIYTLRNAEVKNAMKKLLNILI; encoded by the coding sequence ATGGCCAATGAAAATAATGTAACCGAGTTAATTTTCACTGGCCTTTTCCAGGATCCAGAGGTTCAGAAGTTGTGCTTTGTGCTGTTCCTTCCTGTGTACATGGCCACATTGCTGGGCAACGGTCTTATTGTTGTGGCAGTCAGCATCAGTAAGACTCTACAttctcccatgtacttcttcctcagctcCTTGTCCCTGGTGGAGATCTGTTACTCCTCTACAATTGTCCCTAAGTTCATCACTGACTTACTTGCTGAGGTTAAAACCATCTCCCTGAAGGGCTGTCTGGCTCAGATATTCTTCTCCCATTTTTTGGGGGTTGCTGAGATTCTCCTGCTTGTGGTGATGGCCtgtgaccgctatgtggccatctgcaaacCTCTTCATTACATGAACATCATGAGTCGTCAAGTGTGTCACATGCTGGTGGGTGGCTCCTGGCTGGGGGGCTTCATTCACTCCATAATCCAGATCGTCATCACTATTCCATTGCCCTTCTGTGGTCCCAATGTGATTGACCACTACTTCTGTGACCTACAGCCATTATTTAAGCTTGCCTGCACTGACACCTTTATGGAAGGTGTTGTTGTGATGGCCAACAGCGGTTTAATCTCTATAATCTCTCTCTTCATCTTGGTGTCCTCCTATGCTATCATCCTAATCAACTTGAGGAAGCATTCTGCAGAAGGGAGACGCAAGGCCCTCTCTACCTGTGTCTCTCACATCACAGTGGTCATCCTGTTCTTTGGACCTGCCACCTTCATTTATCTGCGGCCATCCTCCAGCTTCACTGAAGATAAGCTTGTGTCTGTGTTCTACACAGTCATCACCCCTATGCTGAACCCTATCATCTATACTCTCAGAAATGCAGAGGTGAAAAATGCCATGAAGAAATT